A segment of the Trifolium pratense cultivar HEN17-A07 linkage group LG7, ARS_RC_1.1, whole genome shotgun sequence genome:
CGACAAAATCAAGTGCGTCAGATCGGACCTCACAGATCAATGCGAGTCTTCTTTGTGGATATGGGGATTCAACGATTTCAATTTTTACGATGTTAGACCAATCAATAGAGGAACTCAAGCTCCCGGTGTTCACGTTGGCACATTCGTTGCACAAAATGTTGGAAATACTAACCCTCCATCAATTTCATGTTTGAAAAATCTCAATTCTTTAACACAAATCATGCCGAATCTACTACAAATTAATTCGATACTTGAAAATTACTCTCCAATAATGTACCTTCATCCTGATGAAGAATACTTACCTTCCTCAGTCAATTGGTTTTTCTTCAATGGTGCCTTACTATACAAGAAAGGTAAAGAATCAAATCCTATTCCAATTGCACCAAATGGTATTAACCTCCCTCAAGATCCTAACAATGATGGTACCTATTGGCTAGACCTACCTGCTGATGATACAAACAAAGAAAGggtcaaaaaaggaaatttacAAAGTGCTGAATCTTATGTACATGTAAAACCAATGCTTGGAGGAACCTTCACTGATTTTGCCATGTGGGTTTTCTACCCTTTCAATGGACCAGGAAGAGCAAAAGTAAAGTTCATAAATGTTAAATTAGGAAAAATAGGTGAACATGTTGGTGATTGGGAACATGTGACATTACGAGTAAGTAACTTGGATGGTAAGTTATGGAAAATTTACTTTTCACAACATAGTAAAGGTCAATGGATTGATTGTTCTCAACTTGAGTTTCAAAATGATGATAACAATAAAAGACCAATTGTTTATTCTTCACTGCATGGTCATGCATCATATCCATATGAAGGATTAGTTTTGCAAGGGAAAAATGGAATAGGTATTAGAAATGATAGTGCTAAGAGTGAAATGGTTATGGATTTGAAGAAATTAGTATTGGTTTCTGCTGAGTATTTGGGACCTTTTGTTATTGAGCCATCTTGGTTGAATTATTTTAGGGAATGGGGTCCAAAGATTGATTATAATTTAGATGAGGAATTGAGGAAAGTTGAGAAGTTATTGCCTTGGAAGCTAAAAGATGCATTTGAAAAGATTATTAGGAGTTTACCAGATGAAGTATTGGGAGAGGAAGGACCTACAGGTCCAAAGGTGAAGTATAATTGGACTGGAGATGAAGTTTAAATATATTATGCTTACAAtgattcttatatatatatatgtattaatGTATATACTTCAAAATTTGATACAGATTAATGTTATTGGTGAAATTAAATTGTGTATTACATAGAATTATAAGTGGTCGGTTTTATAAGAATAGAATAGATTAGATATAACAATCTATTATGATATCAGAATTTATCAATATTAATGTCACATCAAATTAAatagaaataaacttaataGTGCTGTGACAAGAGAATGTGTGTTGAGAAAAACTCAAGTTGCAAATTGAAAAGAGGGtttgaaaaaaattcatacAGAAATATAAAGATTCATGATCTACAAAATTTCAAGTAGCAGCAAATTGAGAATAGATATCATCAAACTCATTTTTCCTAAAGTGCGCCGGCATAACAGCAGTGGTGGAGCCAGGACCTTGGTTCAGAGGATGCAGACTACTAAAATTTACAACTATAATATTTGAACACTTTTCATTCTTTCAGTACATTCAATGCCACAttttatttctatatatatCTCTCTTCCTAACACATTGCTCTTTTCCTTATATATTTCTCACTAAAGAAGTATACACTCATCTTGGTGTAcaccaaatatatatttttttataattaatttataggATGTAATAAGTCGGTTTAGTTCGACTTtttgaaagtaaaaaatattcagtttgatttttgtaaaattttcatACGAAATTTGGaccaaaccaataaaaaaaaatagttttagtttaatttaatcgaGTTGAGATTTGTCAAAATAgagtattatttaaatttatgtaaaaaaaaagaagagtattatttaaattttaaagcaAACGCACCAAATAAGCCACCGAGCAGGAGTACAACATAATATGAATTTTAGCAACACTCGACTGCACACTAGCTCCAAGAGATAACATACTACAATTTGATGACATTATATCATTCATGAAACACTCACAATTAAAACAAAGGTTCAAAATAGCATAACttcaaataacaaaaataaaaataaaacttcaatGACTAAGAACTATATTAAAAGAAGTCGTGGATGTGAAGGTTGAAGAGGAAACTTGCTACTTAGTTTCTAGCCCTTAACTGgcggttgttgttgttgtggtgcTGGTGCATGGAAGGCCCCGAAGTGACGACTTAGATGTAAACTCCTAGGTAGGTTAGAGTGCGGCACGGGTCCAGGGACAACGCCGCCTGGGTAATTCGGAACACCAGACCCATAATCATCCAAGTTAGGCTCTTGATCTTGAGCAAATATTGTTAAGGAGCACACCAAAATTAGGATTAATACTAGGGCTTTTGCCATTGTTGAATAGAGAGACTTGATGATTTCACAAGGTTGGAAGGGTTAGGTTATTTATAGTGGAAAAGGTGAgacattaatttaatttgaagatCTGAAAACGTatgggcccgtttggtgcacaggataagagacagaataggataactgtatcatatcctgccgcaatccagtgtttgatgatacagcaggatatgataagttaatcctgaagcttatcctatcctgtttctctagttataattcttatcctgaatttgagctgggttaccagcaggataggataagaagaaacaaaaattactgatttattttataaaatatattttaaaatacataaaataaaattaataaaatataaataataaaataattaatttttaaatatatatgtgattttctcacagggataattttgtaatttatatattctaaaaaatcaaaattttactaaaattacaatattttaaattaaaatgattattaaaaaattgacaaatagggatattaatttaaattttataaaaaattaaatataactcttttgcaatagtagttttattatttacgtatgagatatatcatatatttatttggcttatctaacatgtatatattattgagttatttatttgatcatgattcatataaaaaattaaacttgattattttctcatgatttttattttaaattatataaagttatttgattacttatttatattttttatttataaaattcaaagtattacaaaataattttttaaaaataataattgttttacaagagtaattttgtcaattaaatatgttatatatcttatcatattattatgagcaagtatgtattaaaaacaaaatataatagttatcatgtttgttatcctgtgtgcaccaaacataggatatgataactgagtataactgttatcctgctgttatcctatccttatcctgttttatatcctatcctgttactatgctatcctgcgcaccaaacgggcccatattgtcatcaaatttgaactttagtaaacaaaaaaaaaaattgcactttaaaatttgaaatatctatttttagaaattatttgacattaattttataaaaaatatatataataatatttgatatgatatgacattttttttttttactcatgcTAATAGATATGACTTTGatgatatgattttttatttttgttaaatttggtgtgataaacaaatttttacatCGAATCTTTTAAACTAGTAAActaatcttaaatattctaaacacatctttaaaattttaaacagaaatataaatataaactatatttaaatctaaaatcttaaaaaaaaaaataggcattATTCTCAATATTTAATTCTTCATTTTGAATGCATTTAAATAAGAACAGCTcatactaccaaaaaaaaaagcacagcTCAAAATATTTGCATGATATTTGATTCTTGTCACTCCCTCACACACACATATAGTGtacagttaaaaaaaaaaatctataatatgtaaaaaaCCAAGGTTATTTGCCTTTCTATCTtctctcctcattcaacctcatgCATATGACATTTAATGTGGTTATTACAATTAATGACTCTACTAattctaattatatatataaaaaacgtAATATTAttgttcaaatattttttttaactttatgtAGAttctttatgttttaatttatttattttgatattaataaaataatagtaaattattgacaaaataaattgttattattattattttataataaaatggaatatgccttatattcttttttttaaaacagtaatattctaatatgccttatttcaaaaaggaatgaaatatgccttatattaaattgcctacttttgtaccaaaaaaaaaaaaaaattgcctacttaaaaaggaaataattcataatgaaataattctaattaattaaaatattcgatttaaaaataatttttcaaaagaaataatttttctatcatttaaaatattataatagctaactactatttatcaaaattgagaaaaaataaaattttatatttttttgaactttttaacactcattattattgaatttttaatgaaaaaatgtaaaaaagttagtataatgcttataaaacattaaacttgtgttttttcttatgGAATTATCATCTCTAAAATACAATGATCGacaattagttttttatttataaaataattgttaatttattaattaatcgatctaatgtaccggtacattgaaattttcatatgtaccgtagaagctccttttttttattattaaaatatgtgTGTTGTACCTGTGAATTGCatgaatttgacattttttattctattaagtagtttagtagatagaaatttcacccttaaggtgaataaatgggATGACCGGAATTCGAACCTCAA
Coding sequences within it:
- the LOC123899925 gene encoding uncharacterized protein LOC123899925, translated to MDNCFSTFCVKNLFKKKQSLSRPIDIIFKLLNTPTAWPPGNGFASGVIDLGGLQVSQVSTFNKIWATYDGGPDNQGSTIFEPTEIPQGFSMLGSYSQSNNKPLFGYVLVAKDVSSSTTNSTLKKPIDYTLVLDTSSIKINQDTTCYIWLPIAPNGYKALGHVVTTTQDKPSLDKIKCVRSDLTDQCESSLWIWGFNDFNFYDVRPINRGTQAPGVHVGTFVAQNVGNTNPPSISCLKNLNSLTQIMPNLLQINSILENYSPIMYLHPDEEYLPSSVNWFFFNGALLYKKGKESNPIPIAPNGINLPQDPNNDGTYWLDLPADDTNKERVKKGNLQSAESYVHVKPMLGGTFTDFAMWVFYPFNGPGRAKVKFINVKLGKIGEHVGDWEHVTLRVSNLDGKLWKIYFSQHSKGQWIDCSQLEFQNDDNNKRPIVYSSLHGHASYPYEGLVLQGKNGIGIRNDSAKSEMVMDLKKLVLVSAEYLGPFVIEPSWLNYFREWGPKIDYNLDEELRKVEKLLPWKLKDAFEKIIRSLPDEVLGEEGPTGPKVKYNWTGDEV